A DNA window from Anastrepha ludens isolate Willacy chromosome 6, idAnaLude1.1, whole genome shotgun sequence contains the following coding sequences:
- the LOC128867185 gene encoding uncharacterized protein LOC128867185, producing the protein MTTNIRYFIFTLCFGASTYADVSHFLGDDYDYYSQQQQLPAYPVASAPQDPSLPSLYAVPPLLPGDIPANGTFPDPSAPTAPPTSTHSPVAPVRPSSTESTLPEIVENRSAKSGGIGGRFNFIPLNNQYLAPEVDQPNYEVSKRPPSFGSGYFYPRPTSTFFPTATTTTTSTTTEPPNPIVVLDPPDILPSMQMPANKDPVALQPPVQSGNGGYNYNIPAGPPFQLPPPSTPAPVYLPSDGNSIGSSAAGSALRLRVHEMRCMQHTGAGYFRAVLKVDSFIGAAPVVDNDSSDKRCELKLTRSYVVADIAGDAFERCGVHACDKDLCLRLRFPSIRGMRTSADGILTLHCKTQERVAVKTHALKMRVSNDLQARSLGTYAHGGTQLPFRTHVELLRRTAKGFTRQLDAHSAVLLGEELLLRAHVIAGDGWNYTKLTDVNVQRVSPTGELLNNVALITSRGCINPSMQSVCTQPPSFDPPLGHRLAFKAVMFQGMRSGDELIISMRITGCLEAHDCHVDASNCSAVNNLWRRKRNASANRAETASQQRASNGTEVSEISRIAFRVIMPGEGAQELKGSDASESIERKEEAATAATPLWEKTHGAMLVELSAVQLISAVGFVLLLTCLGIFAAVKLTK; encoded by the exons ATGACTACGAACATCCGCTACTTTATTTTCACACTTTGTTTTGGTGCCTCGACTTACGCCGATGTTTCGCATTTCTTGGGCGACGATTACGACTACTATTCCCAGCAACAGCAATTACCAGCATATCCTGTAGCATCAGCGCCACAAGATCCCTCTCTTCCCAGCCTGTATGCGGTGCCTCCACTGCTGCCAGGAGATATACCTGCTAATGGCACGTTTCCAGATCCCTCGGCGCCAACCGCGCCGCCAACATCCACACATTCACCCGTAGCACCAGTGCGCCCTTCAAGTACAGAATCCACATTGCCTGAGATTGTGGAGAATCGCAGCGCTAAGAGTGGTGGTATTGGTGGCAGATTTAATTTTATACCATTGAATAATCAGTATTTGGCACCCGAAGTGGATCAACCTAATTATGAAGTATCGAAACGACCGCCAAGTTTTGG TAGCGGCTACTTTTATCCGCGCCCCACATCCACCTTCTTTCCAacagccaccaccaccaccaccagtaCTACAACTGAGCCGCCCAACCCCATTGTGGTACTTGATCCGCCAGATATTCTGCCTTCAATGCAAATGCCAGCCAACAAGGATCCTGTAGCGCTACAGCCACCTGTGCAGAGTGGCAACGGcggttataattataatatacctGCTGGGCCGCCATTTCAGCTGCCACCACCCTCTACACCCGCACCCGTTTATCTGCCATCGGATGGCAACTCTATTGGGAGTTCAGCAGCTGGTAGCGCTTTGCGTCTGCGCGTACACGAAATGCGTTGCATGCAACACACTGGTGCCGGCTATTTTCGTGCCGTACTAAAAGTAGACAGCTTTATAGGTGCAGCTCCCGTAGTCGACAATGATTCGAGTGACAAGCGTTGCGAGTTGAAATTGACACGCAGCTATGTTGTGGCCGATATCGCAGGGGATGCCTTTGAAAGGTGTGGTGTGCATGCGTGCGACAAGGATTTGTGTCTGCGCCTGCGTTTTCCTAGCATTCGCGGCATGCGCACAAGCGCGGATGGCATACTGACACTGCACTGCAAGACGCAGGAGCGTGTGGCGGTCAAGACGCATGCGCTCAAAATGAGAGTTTCCAATGACTT GCAAGCACGCAGTTTGGGTACATACGCGCACGGTGGCACACAACTGCCCTTTCGCACGCACGTAGAGCTACTGCGGCGCACAGCCAAAGGGTTTACGCGCCAACTGGATGCGCATAGCGCTGTGCTGCTCGGTGAAGAGTTGCTGCTGCGCGCGCATGTCATCGCAGGCGATG GTTGGAATTACACCAAATTGACGGATGTTAATGTGCAACGCGTTTCACCTACCGGGGAACTGCTTAACAATGTTGCGCTTATCACCTCACGCGGTTGCATTAATCCCTCCATGCAAAGTGTTTGTACGCAACCGCCCAGCTTCGATCCGCCACTCGGCCATCGGTTAGCCTTCAAAGCTGTAATGTTTCAGGGTATGCGCAGCGGCGATGAGCTCATCATATCCATGCGCATTACTGGCTGCCTGGAGGCGCACGATTGTCACGTAGATGCCAGCAATTGCAGTGCAGTGAACAATCTGTGGCGCCGCAAGCGTAATGCGAGTGCAAACAGGGCAGAGACGGCGAGCCAGCAAAGAGCATCGAATGGAACCGAAGTATCGGAGATATCACGTATTGCGTTCCGAGTTATAATGCCAGGCGAAGGTGCGCAGGAGCTTAAAGGAAGTGATGCAAGCGAAAGCATAGAGCGTAAAGAAGAAGCAGCAACTGCTGCTACGCCATTGTGGGAGAAAACGCATGGCGCTATGTTAGTGGAGTTGAGCGCAGTGCAATTAATTTCCGCTGTGGGTTTTGTGTTATTGTTGACCTGTCTGGGCATTTTCGCTGCAGTAAAGCTGACAAAGTAA
- the LOC128868554 gene encoding bcl-2-related ovarian killer protein — MNSDNFGFPTQSERLLQAQNRRKFSFPATLSSASLLEVNQNITRRRLSNVSDVVTRKLSYTIGWKATQIPTQDIISQGRCICGQYIRRRLRRSGLFNKKLGFQRIRSILGTSSMDIVRDVFPAVMVLGDELERMHPRIYTGVARQICRAPSGEFHSAETITLLLGAVGRDLFRSEITWSKVISLFAIAGGLSVDFVRQGHPEYVPKLVDGVSEVIEDELVSWINENGGWLGLNTHVLPVTSNFSPLEWTTIVIGCIFGIFVLYMFLRFIFFYLVPKVYLRLTS, encoded by the exons ATGAACAGTGATAATTTCGGCTTTCCCACACAAAGCGAACGCCTGTTGCAAGCGCAGAATAGACGTAAATTCAGTTTTCCAGCAACACTTAGTTCTGCCTCACTGTTGGAGGTCAATCAGAATATAACACGGCGTCGTCTCAGCAATGTGAGCGACGTTGTCACACGCAAATTGTCCTATACGATCGGCTGGAAGGCGACGCAAATACCCACGCAAGATATCATATCACAG GGTCGTTGCATCTGTGGCCAGTACATACGACGACGCTTGCGCCGATCTGGCTTGTTCAATAAGAAATTGGGCTTTCAGCGCATACGCAGCATACTTGGCACCTCCTCCATGGACATAGTGCGTGACGTCTTTCCCGCTGTGATGGTG CTGGGTGACGAGTTGGAGCGCATGCATCCACGCATCTACACAGGAGTCGCAAGACAAATTTGTCGCGCTCCAAGCGGTGAATTTCATTCTGCCGAAACGATTACGCTTCTCTTAGGTGCTGTAGGACGTGATCTATTTCGGTCTGAAATAACTTGGAGTAAGGTGATTTCATTATTTGCCATTGCCGGCGGCCTTtcagtggattttgtgcgtcaaGGTCACCCGGAATATGTTCCGAAATTAGTAGACGGCGTTTCGGAAGTGATCGAGGATGAACTGGTATCGTGGATCAATGAGAATGGCGGTTGG CTTGGCCTTAACACACACGTATTGCCGGTGACGAGTAATTTTAGTCCATTGGAATGGACTACCATTGTTATTGGCTGTATTTTCGGCATATTTGTACTATATATGTTCTTAAGattcatatttttctatttggtaCCGAAAGTGTATCTACGTCTGACATCATAG